From Candidatus Nitricoxidivorans perseverans, the proteins below share one genomic window:
- a CDS encoding PhoX family phosphatase — protein MTHQTSPTPLFELIDARLSRRSVLKGLLAGGAAAVAAPGWAAGSGNPSSLRFAQAPHTIEMFHQPAPGHRADVLIRWGDPVLGGVPPFDHEKLVAEAQEKRFGYNNDFVAFMPLPRGSKSSTHGLLVVNHEYTNPELMFAGLTATTAADRMTREQTEVELAAHGLSVVEIRKTADGWRYVPDSRLNRRISARSTAMRVSGPAAGHARLQTSADPGGRQVVGTLNNCSGGVTPWGTVLTAEENFNIYFGGDPRKTTEAANHKRLGLKGKSRYAWSRFHDRFDVEKEPNEPNRFGWVVEIDPYDPRSAPVKRTALGRFKHEAATCVVAPDGRVVVYSGDDETFEYLYRFVTDGKYDAKNLAANRDLLDHGTLSVARFDESGFLRWLPLVFGQGPLTPANGFNSQANVLIETRRAADLLGATPMDRPEDVEANPVNGRVYVMLTNNNVRKPEQIGRLHPRAKNTYGHIIELLPPGTEGTDGARAARHTADEYRWEVFLLAGDPGNPEHGARYHPDTARQGSWLAAPDNCCFDNRGRLWIATDQGSKQRASGIPDGVYACDVAGAGRALPRFFYACPRDAEMCGPAFTPDNKTLFVAVQHPGENKDSSYDNPSTRWPDFDFRRKVPPRPAVVAIAREDGGVIGG, from the coding sequence ATGACCCACCAGACCAGTCCAACCCCGCTGTTCGAACTGATCGATGCCCGTCTGTCGCGGCGTTCCGTCCTCAAGGGCCTGCTGGCGGGCGGCGCGGCCGCGGTCGCGGCGCCCGGATGGGCCGCCGGATCCGGCAATCCGTCTTCCCTGCGATTCGCGCAGGCGCCGCACACCATCGAAATGTTCCACCAGCCGGCGCCCGGCCACCGCGCCGATGTGCTGATCCGCTGGGGCGACCCGGTGCTGGGCGGCGTACCGCCCTTCGACCACGAGAAGCTCGTCGCCGAGGCGCAGGAAAAACGGTTCGGCTACAACAACGACTTCGTGGCCTTCATGCCGCTGCCGCGCGGATCGAAGAGCAGCACGCACGGCCTCCTCGTCGTCAATCACGAATACACCAACCCCGAGCTGATGTTCGCGGGACTGACGGCCACCACGGCGGCCGACAGGATGACGCGCGAGCAGACCGAGGTGGAGCTTGCGGCGCACGGCCTGTCCGTCGTCGAAATCCGCAAGACCGCCGACGGCTGGCGCTACGTGCCGGACAGCCGACTCAACCGTCGCATCAGCGCGCGCTCGACCGCCATGCGTGTTTCCGGGCCGGCGGCCGGCCATGCCCGCCTGCAAACCTCGGCCGATCCGGGCGGCCGCCAGGTCGTCGGCACCCTCAACAACTGTTCGGGCGGCGTCACGCCCTGGGGCACGGTGCTGACCGCGGAAGAGAATTTCAACATCTACTTCGGCGGCGACCCACGCAAGACGACCGAGGCGGCCAACCACAAGCGTCTGGGGCTGAAGGGCAAGTCCAGATATGCCTGGTCGCGCTTCCATGACCGCTTCGACGTCGAAAAGGAGCCGAACGAGCCGAACCGCTTCGGCTGGGTCGTGGAAATCGATCCCTACGACCCGCGGTCCGCGCCGGTCAAGCGCACCGCGCTGGGCCGCTTCAAGCACGAGGCCGCCACCTGCGTCGTCGCGCCGGATGGCCGCGTGGTCGTCTATTCGGGCGACGACGAAACCTTCGAATACCTCTACCGCTTCGTCACCGACGGCAAGTACGATGCGAAGAACCTCGCCGCCAATCGCGATTTGCTTGATCACGGCACCCTGTCCGTGGCCCGATTCGACGAATCCGGCTTCCTGCGCTGGCTGCCGCTGGTTTTTGGCCAGGGGCCCCTGACGCCGGCCAACGGATTCAACAGCCAGGCCAACGTGCTGATCGAAACGCGCCGCGCCGCCGACCTGCTGGGGGCCACGCCGATGGACCGGCCGGAGGATGTGGAAGCCAATCCGGTCAATGGTCGCGTCTATGTCATGCTGACCAACAACAACGTGCGCAAGCCGGAACAGATCGGCCGGCTTCACCCGCGCGCGAAAAACACTTACGGCCACATCATCGAGCTGCTGCCGCCCGGCACGGAGGGAACCGACGGCGCCCGCGCGGCGCGGCATACCGCCGACGAGTACCGTTGGGAGGTTTTCCTGCTGGCGGGCGATCCGGGCAATCCGGAGCATGGCGCCAGGTACCACCCGGATACCGCCAGGCAGGGCAGTTGGCTCGCGGCGCCCGACAATTGCTGCTTCGACAACCGCGGCCGGCTCTGGATCGCCACCGACCAGGGATCGAAACAACGCGCGTCCGGCATTCCGGACGGCGTCTACGCCTGCGACGTGGCGGGCGCGGGGCGGGCGCTGCCGCGATTCTTCTACGCCTGCCCGCGCGATGCCGAAATGTGCGGGCCGGCCTTCACGCCGGACAACAAGACGCTGTTCGTCGCCGTCCAGCATCCCGGCGAAAACAAGGATTCAAGCTACGACAACCCCTCGACCCGCTGGCCCGACTTCGACTTTCGACGCAAGGTGCCGCCGCGCCCGGCGGTGGTCGCCATCGCTCGTGAGGACGGAGGTGTGATCGGCGGCTGA
- a CDS encoding biopolymer transporter ExbD produces MAMGSFNGRGHQGPMADINVVPLVDVMLVLLVIFIVTAPLLTHSVKIDLPKASSSANITKPEHIELGIREDGSLYWNGAPVARTELESHFAAAAMQQPRPELHIRADRHAHYEKVAQTMAMAARAGLTRIGFVTDPSGPSL; encoded by the coding sequence ATGGCCATGGGAAGCTTCAACGGACGCGGCCACCAAGGGCCGATGGCGGACATCAACGTGGTACCGCTGGTCGACGTGATGCTGGTGCTGCTGGTGATCTTCATCGTCACCGCGCCGCTCCTGACGCACTCGGTGAAGATCGACCTGCCCAAGGCCTCCTCCAGCGCCAACATCACGAAGCCGGAGCACATCGAACTGGGCATCCGGGAGGACGGATCCCTCTACTGGAACGGGGCGCCGGTGGCGCGCACGGAACTCGAATCGCACTTCGCGGCGGCGGCGATGCAGCAGCCCCGGCCGGAGCTGCACATCCGCGCCGACCGCCACGCCCATTACGAAAAGGTGGCGCAGACCATGGCCATGGCCGCCCGCGCAGGACTCACGCGCATCGGTTTCGTCACCGATCCGTCAGGCCCTTCGCTCTGA
- a CDS encoding MotA/TolQ/ExbB proton channel family protein, producing MENGLGFAHFLTQTDGVGRIVLGLLLALSVASWYLIFTKGIANLLSSRRVTAFLKQFWQAGSLSEVRDMLARRSPDNAFAELAHQALIAADESDEQGLHKLAAGGSGEFLTRVLRNGIDQEAARIEYGLTVMASAGSASPYIGLFGTVWGIYHALVAIGLSGQGTLDKVAGPVGEALIMTALGLAVAIPAVLAYNAFSRRNRIWLAQLDAFAHDLYALATVGAKTNRSSS from the coding sequence ATGGAAAACGGACTCGGCTTCGCCCACTTTCTCACGCAGACCGACGGCGTCGGGCGCATCGTACTGGGGCTGCTGCTCGCGCTCTCGGTGGCGAGCTGGTACCTGATCTTCACCAAAGGCATCGCCAACCTGCTCTCAAGCCGGCGGGTAACCGCCTTCCTCAAGCAATTCTGGCAAGCCGGCTCGCTCTCGGAAGTTCGCGACATGCTGGCGCGGCGATCCCCGGACAACGCCTTCGCGGAACTGGCGCACCAAGCGCTCATCGCCGCGGACGAAAGCGACGAACAAGGCCTGCACAAACTCGCCGCCGGCGGAAGCGGCGAATTCCTGACGCGCGTACTGAGAAACGGCATCGACCAGGAAGCGGCGCGCATCGAATACGGACTCACGGTAATGGCCTCGGCGGGCTCGGCCTCGCCCTACATTGGCCTGTTTGGGACCGTCTGGGGCATCTACCACGCGCTCGTCGCCATCGGCCTGTCGGGCCAGGGCACGCTGGACAAGGTGGCCGGCCCGGTGGGCGAGGCGCTCATCATGACCGCGCTGGGCCTGGCGGTGGCGATCCCGGCGGTGCTGGCCTACAATGCCTTTTCCCGGCGCAACCGCATTTGGCTGGCGCAGCTCGACGCCTTCGCGCACGACCTCTACGCGCTCGCCACGGTCGGCGCCAAGACCAACCGCTCGTCCAGCTAA
- a CDS encoding energy transducer TonB: MAPERAAGLLLVLALHGAALWGLWRHRLIPMQDKMSTLFVNIIEPERPPPKPPEPPKPKPPEPKPVEPPPQLVAQAPVVSPTEPVVPPPPPAPVIAAPPAPPAPPRPAGPVTLGGELSVSCPERTPPRYPPVSRRLGETGTVVLKVELDEQGQVARSTVATGSGFPRLDEAAQAAVQGWRCTPAHRDGRPVRAVALQPFKFVLE; the protein is encoded by the coding sequence TTGGCTCCCGAACGCGCGGCGGGGCTTCTCCTCGTGCTGGCGCTGCACGGCGCGGCGCTCTGGGGGCTGTGGCGGCACCGGCTGATCCCGATGCAGGACAAGATGTCGACGCTGTTCGTCAACATCATCGAGCCGGAGCGCCCGCCGCCGAAGCCGCCGGAGCCGCCGAAACCGAAGCCGCCCGAGCCCAAGCCGGTCGAGCCGCCGCCCCAGCTCGTTGCGCAGGCGCCGGTGGTTTCGCCCACCGAGCCCGTGGTCCCGCCCCCGCCCCCCGCGCCGGTGATCGCGGCGCCGCCCGCGCCGCCCGCGCCGCCCCGGCCGGCGGGCCCGGTCACGCTCGGCGGAGAGCTATCGGTCAGCTGCCCGGAGCGCACGCCGCCCCGGTACCCCCCCGTTTCCCGCCGCCTGGGCGAAACCGGCACCGTGGTGCTGAAGGTCGAACTCGACGAACAGGGCCAGGTCGCGCGTTCGACGGTGGCCACCGGCAGCGGCTTTCCCCGGCTCGACGAAGCGGCGCAAGCCGCCGTCCAAGGCTGGCGCTGCACGCCGGCCCATCGCGACGGTCGGCCGGTGCGCGCCGTCGCATTGCAACCCTTCAAATTCGTTCTGGAGTAA
- a CDS encoding TonB-dependent receptor, which produces MKTPLPVLLLALTASVQAAGEQVLKEITVTSAGMNDVDERKQAATQKIIINRQDIENMGALTINDVLGKLPGIDVGTPTSDGTLATRSRGMARDSVQIVIDGERVPPGHNRMVQGTVGRLPSGELRQIEIVRGSSAEFGGSAPVTVHLILDKPMSRESTDAKIAMGVRGGEPVLQANVTKGGGDKTFSWSLPVTFNHNGMPSDRQTGRSDSAGVRQDDHAEGNHASDSFSISPRLTWKSDRDNLTLNPLVFRSYGKGESDFTRTDIAVPASSYARRDDDRLRRAYDRMRATAEVFRQGVKYSGRAMVSSSEQGSRAKRTNQATQAVSEDESHREALDTDAAFRIDWTAGKHVLAANLEHAGHKSDERLDSTGYATETHESWERQWSAWIQDEWSLSPATTLTLGMRGEFLKYAVDGASQDHQRWLPSVAVRWEPVQHWVLRSSLGAGLKAPRLDELTNQPVRSVNANTPLEPDQRGNPNLRPERSVNFEAVVERYLPNDAGVFGVNAYLRRTEDFTERRVELEGARWVDRPWNEGTAHHWGVEFDGKLRTDGLGWRGATLRAHLTLPHSRVQDERLGLRRAAREQPRYILSAGFDQTLAEMSFGASMQHNGRVRTRTPGEQEFETGSRTVVNVYALKKLDATWNLRLSGDNLFRAKARRQQDAFAPGSSWSLVTTDEGARTVLLSLEGKW; this is translated from the coding sequence ATGAAAACTCCCCTTCCCGTATTGCTCCTTGCCCTGACAGCTTCCGTCCAGGCCGCCGGCGAACAAGTGCTCAAGGAGATCACCGTCACCTCCGCCGGCATGAACGACGTGGACGAACGCAAACAGGCGGCCACGCAGAAGATCATCATCAACCGCCAGGACATCGAGAACATGGGGGCGCTCACCATCAACGACGTGCTGGGCAAGCTGCCCGGCATCGACGTGGGCACGCCGACGTCCGACGGCACGCTGGCGACGCGCTCGCGCGGCATGGCGCGCGACTCGGTGCAGATCGTCATCGACGGGGAGCGCGTCCCGCCCGGCCACAACCGCATGGTTCAGGGCACCGTCGGCCGCCTGCCCTCCGGAGAGCTGCGGCAGATCGAGATCGTGCGCGGCTCGTCGGCGGAATTCGGGGGCAGCGCGCCCGTCACCGTGCATCTGATCCTCGACAAGCCGATGTCGCGCGAATCCACCGACGCCAAGATCGCGATGGGCGTCCGCGGCGGCGAGCCGGTGCTCCAGGCCAACGTCACGAAGGGTGGCGGCGACAAGACCTTTTCATGGTCGCTGCCGGTCACGTTCAACCACAACGGGATGCCCTCGGATCGCCAGACGGGGCGATCCGACAGCGCCGGCGTTCGCCAGGACGATCATGCGGAGGGCAACCACGCCTCGGACAGTTTTTCGATCTCGCCGCGGCTGACCTGGAAGTCGGACAGGGACAACCTGACGCTGAACCCGCTGGTGTTTCGCTCCTACGGCAAGGGCGAAAGCGATTTCACGCGCACCGACATCGCCGTCCCGGCGAGCAGCTATGCGCGCAGGGACGACGACCGCCTGCGGCGGGCCTACGATCGTATGCGCGCGACGGCGGAGGTGTTCCGCCAGGGCGTCAAGTATTCCGGGCGGGCGATGGTTTCAAGCAGCGAGCAGGGCAGCCGGGCTAAACGGACCAACCAGGCGACGCAGGCGGTTTCCGAGGATGAGTCGCACCGCGAGGCGCTGGATACGGACGCCGCCTTCCGCATCGACTGGACCGCCGGCAAGCACGTGCTGGCCGCCAACCTCGAGCACGCCGGCCACAAGAGCGACGAGCGCCTGGACAGCACGGGCTACGCGACGGAAACGCACGAGTCCTGGGAGCGGCAGTGGAGCGCCTGGATTCAGGACGAGTGGAGCCTCAGCCCCGCCACCACGCTCACGCTGGGGATGCGCGGCGAGTTCCTGAAATACGCCGTGGATGGCGCAAGCCAGGATCACCAACGGTGGCTCCCCTCCGTGGCTGTCCGTTGGGAGCCCGTGCAGCACTGGGTGCTGAGAAGCTCCCTCGGCGCCGGCCTCAAGGCGCCGCGGCTGGACGAACTCACCAACCAGCCGGTGCGCAGCGTTAACGCCAACACGCCGCTCGAGCCCGACCAGCGCGGCAATCCAAACCTGCGGCCGGAGCGCAGCGTCAATTTCGAGGCGGTGGTCGAGCGCTATTTGCCGAACGACGCCGGCGTGTTCGGCGTGAACGCCTACCTGCGGCGCACCGAGGATTTCACCGAGCGCCGCGTGGAGCTCGAAGGCGCGCGCTGGGTCGATCGTCCCTGGAACGAGGGCACCGCGCACCACTGGGGCGTCGAATTCGACGGCAAGCTGCGCACCGACGGCCTGGGCTGGCGTGGCGCCACGCTGCGCGCCCACCTCACCCTGCCCCACAGCCGCGTGCAGGACGAACGCCTGGGACTGCGCCGCGCCGCCCGCGAGCAGCCGCGCTACATCTTGTCGGCCGGCTTCGACCAGACACTGGCCGAGATGAGCTTCGGAGCCTCGATGCAGCACAACGGGCGCGTCCGTACCCGGACGCCGGGCGAACAGGAATTCGAGACCGGCTCGCGCACGGTGGTCAATGTCTATGCCCTGAAGAAGCTGGACGCCACGTGGAACCTGCGGCTGTCGGGCGATAATCTGTTCCGCGCCAAGGCCCGCCGACAGCAGGACGCCTTCGCGCCGGGCAGCTCCTGGTCGTTGGTGACGACCGACGAGGGCGCGCGCACCGTCCTGCTGTCGTTGGAGGGCAAGTGGTAG
- a CDS encoding sulfite exporter TauE/SafE family protein translates to MIPPVDPAALVGPPMALALGLAYGLGPCLVSCLPYLGPVFLARDFSLRRSWHVVLPLSLGRLAGYGGFGLAAGLAGQVVKDGAAAPVVRMVVGAAALMMGLALLWRRPACAVPSGHAAPLRRMNLTDEPRALLPGGLFLMGVGMALTPCAPLGVVLFSAAAGASAGQGAMLGLAFGLGAIVVPGLVYGIGAAYLGGRLREELKNWRPAMERIAAGLLILTGLSNLLK, encoded by the coding sequence GTGATACCGCCCGTCGATCCCGCCGCCCTCGTCGGGCCGCCCATGGCGCTGGCCCTGGGGCTGGCCTACGGCCTCGGCCCCTGCCTCGTGAGCTGCCTGCCGTATCTGGGGCCGGTGTTCCTGGCGCGGGACTTCAGCCTGCGCCGCTCCTGGCATGTGGTGCTGCCGCTCTCACTGGGCCGGCTCGCGGGCTACGGCGGCTTCGGCCTCGCGGCGGGACTGGCCGGGCAGGTCGTCAAGGACGGCGCGGCGGCGCCCGTCGTCAGGATGGTCGTGGGGGCCGCCGCTCTGATGATGGGGCTGGCCCTGCTGTGGCGCCGTCCGGCGTGTGCCGTTCCATCCGGCCATGCCGCGCCCCTGCGCCGCATGAATCTCACCGACGAGCCCCGCGCCCTCCTTCCCGGCGGCTTGTTCCTGATGGGCGTCGGCATGGCGCTGACGCCCTGCGCGCCCCTGGGCGTGGTGCTGTTCTCCGCCGCCGCCGGCGCCAGCGCGGGGCAGGGGGCGATGCTGGGGCTGGCGTTCGGGCTGGGGGCCATCGTCGTGCCCGGCCTCGTCTATGGCATCGGCGCCGCCTATCTGGGCGGCCGCCTGCGCGAGGAACTCAAAAACTGGCGGCCGGCGATGGAACGCATCGCGGCCGGCTTGCTCATCCTTACCGGACTTTCCAACCTCCTCAAATGA